One region of Streptomyces davaonensis JCM 4913 genomic DNA includes:
- a CDS encoding LacI family DNA-binding transcriptional regulator → MTVTLADVAARAQVSPATVSRVLNGNYPVAASTRERVLRAVDELDYVLNGPASALAAATSDLVGILVNDIADPFFGIMASAIQAEIGGPGGRAGGERLAVVCNTGGSPERELTYLTLLQRQRAAAVVLTGGAVENAPHAAAVATKLRKLAEAGTRVVLCGRPPAPDTGAIALTFENRGGGKELTEHLIGLGHRRLGYIAGPEERTTTRHRLEGHRAALAAHGIEEDPRWTVHGRYDRRSGYEATLELLRRDPTLTAVVAANDSVALGACAALRESGLRIPEDVSVAGFDDLPFSIDAVPSLTTVRLPLSEAGARAGRIAMGREEAPPGGIATIRGELMVRGSSGVPRG, encoded by the coding sequence ATGACGGTGACCCTGGCGGACGTGGCGGCCCGCGCGCAGGTCTCGCCCGCGACGGTGTCGCGCGTACTGAACGGGAACTATCCCGTGGCCGCGTCCACCCGTGAGCGGGTGCTGCGCGCCGTGGACGAGCTGGACTACGTGCTGAACGGGCCGGCCAGCGCGCTGGCCGCCGCCACGTCCGACCTGGTCGGCATCCTCGTCAACGACATCGCCGACCCCTTCTTCGGGATCATGGCGAGCGCGATCCAGGCGGAGATCGGCGGCCCGGGCGGGCGCGCGGGCGGTGAGCGTCTCGCGGTCGTCTGCAACACGGGCGGCTCCCCCGAACGCGAGCTGACCTATCTGACCTTGCTCCAGCGGCAGCGGGCGGCGGCCGTGGTGCTGACCGGCGGGGCCGTGGAGAACGCCCCTCACGCGGCGGCCGTGGCGACGAAGCTGCGGAAGCTGGCGGAGGCGGGGACCCGGGTGGTGCTGTGCGGGCGCCCGCCGGCGCCGGACACCGGGGCCATCGCGCTGACCTTCGAGAACCGCGGCGGCGGCAAGGAGCTCACCGAGCACCTGATCGGCCTCGGCCATCGGCGGCTCGGCTACATCGCGGGCCCCGAGGAGCGCACCACGACCCGGCACCGGCTCGAAGGACACCGGGCCGCGCTGGCGGCGCACGGCATTGAGGAGGACCCCCGCTGGACGGTCCACGGCCGCTACGACCGCCGCTCCGGTTACGAGGCCACGCTGGAACTCCTGCGCCGGGACCCGACCCTGACCGCGGTGGTCGCCGCGAACGACTCCGTCGCCCTGGGCGCGTGCGCCGCGCTGCGGGAGTCCGGGCTGCGAATCCCGGAGGACGTCTCGGTCGCCGGGTTCGACGATCTGCCGTTCAGCATCGACGCCGTGCCGTCCCTGACGACGGTGCGGCTGCCGCTGTCGGAGGCTGGGGCGCGGGCGGGCCGCATCGCGATGGGCCGCGAGGAGGCGCCTCCCGGGGGGATCGCGACGATTCGGGGGGAGCTGATGGTGCGGGGGTCTTCAGGGGTGCCGCGGGGGTAG